Below is a window of Chryseobacterium arthrosphaerae DNA.
GTTTGCACCTAATATCAAAAGCTGGCTGGACGCCTTTGGCTATGCTGCCGTTAGCTACAGTTCCAAACTCACAGAATGTTTCCTGGCCGGAGCGCTTATCGGAACAGGCGGGCAATTGATCGGAGTAGGATCTATCACAGGTTCTGCAACAGCTACCACCAGCACTCTTGCGGGAAGGCTGGGGCTGGGAAGAGGTCTTTCTGTTTTAGGCAGGGTAACTTCTTCCGGAGGTACATTGGGCACCGGGATCAATTTTTCCAGAGCAGCAATGGCACTGGCGAGACCTACGGGAATGAGTATTTTACGTAATTTAGGGGCATCCTTTGGAATAGGAGGCGGAAGCATAGGTGCTGTTTTACTCGGAAGCAGGGTCACCCATGGAGGCGAGGCAGCCTGGCGCGATTATGCTTTAGGTCAGGAAGATCCCACAGCATTAGCCAACAGCGCTGCAAAAGGAGCATTACCGGAATATGAGTTCGGAAGCCGTATTGCAGAACAGGGAATAAGCGGGCTCCGTTTTTCAGATGCCATGTTTCTTTTTTATGGGCTGAATTTCAGAGCACTTCCAAAAGGTATGGCCATGAGCCCGAGTGGAAAACCTTATTATACCCGCAATAATCCATGGGGAATAAAACCCGGAACTCCGGTCCCTAATGAAGCTAATCCGTTCTTTAAACCTCCTTCCGGAAGGGCTTATGATGATGGAAGGCCAAGTTTCAGAAATGAAGCAATACTCAATGAGCAGATTTATAATAACGCAAAAGGGCCGAATGGAAAAGTGTATGACCCTGTTCCGAATGGTAAAGAAATAGTCTGGCGACCAGGTGAACCATTAAGAGGAAACTGGTACAAAGGCCATAAACCCGGATATGAATACAGGCATCTTGTGAGAGCATTAAGAGAAGGAAGAATTACGGAACAGGAGTTCCTTGATTATTATAATGATCCACAATATTACAGACCGGAAACACCTGAGACCAGCAGTTCCCATTCCCATGAATCTGATGTTTCGCTATATCCTTTTGACCAATAAAAATTTTATAAAATATGAATATTCATCAAGCAGCCATAAAAGAAAACCAAGCGGAACTAAAAAAAATATTGGAAGAACATCCAGAAAGCGTCAACGAACCGGAAAAAGGAATGCTGCATACTGCATTAATGTTTGCCGTTAAGATGGAGCGTATAGAATCTGTACAGCTTCTGCTGGATTACGGCGCAGATCCTAATCTGCAAAACGTTGAAGGCAGAACAGCTTTACATCTGCTTCCTGAGCATCAGCCCATTGCATGGACCAGTGTCAGCAATAAAATAAAGATAGCAGAATTACTGCTTGAGAATGGAGCAGATCTCACCATTACAGATCGTTTCGGAGGACAGCCGTTATGGTATGCTGTCTTTTATGTTAAAACTCCGGAAGATCTCAACCTGGTTAAGATCTATCTGAAATATGGCGCAGATCCTGACTACAAAAACAACGGACAAAGTGCTTTAGATTTTGCCAAACGAATAGATTACCAACCTTTAATAGAAGTGCTGGAAGCCCAATAACCTGATTTATATTTTAATAAATGATTAAATAAATATGGAGCTAAGAAAAATATTGCACAGTGAATCAAAAAGTCACAACGAACCTCCTCTTACTTATGATGAAGCTGTAGAATTATTCAACAGACTGGACTGGACTGATGAAAACACTTTTTACAATCAGGACTTTGGTGATTCTTATTTGCAGCTAAAAGCGATGAGAAATGACGAAGTTTTTGACAATAAAGACATCAAAGTAGAAATACTGGTTGATGAAAATATTATCAAATTTGCCGTCACTAAAGTGACCAGAGAGGAAGCACTGGATCTGATAAAATATTATTTCGAGCACAGTGAAATCGGTGATATCACATCCTATACCACAGAATTCATTTAAGATCATACAACTATGCTGCACCATAAAATCATCATTAGCCAGCCATTCAATGAGCAATATGAACTGGTGATCGAAACGAATTCCAAACTGATCGACAATCATATGACCTCAAGAACGATCATGAGATATGATTTTACCGTGATCAGATGTAATGAGAACGAAATAGAATGCCGTCTCATCTTACTGGATCTGTTTCTGGATCAGTCTAATAATGATCTGGTAAAAGAAATAGCACAGGTTACGGCTGCCTTCAACAGAATGTTTAATGAGCTTCATCTGAAACTATCGCAGAAAGGAGAAATCCTGCAGGTACTGAATATGGACCTGGTACTTTCAAAATGGCAGCAGACAAAAGCAGAAATGACAGCAGCACTTTCCAATAACGATGAACTGAGAAAACTGATCGCCGTCAATGACTCTTTATTTACCAACAAAGAAAAGCTGGCACACACTATCCAGAACAGCGAATTTCTGCATATGTACTTCGGGCAGGTATTCAACATTGAGCTGCCTAAAACCAAAAGAATAACAGGGGCCAACATCCTGAATACCGCTAACCTGGAATGGGATATGAACATCAGTGAACAGGCTGGAGGCCATCCAGATGACATTCATATTCTTGTCAATACTTATCCGGTAAGGCCGCTTTCTGAAGGGTATCTGAATGCCGCTTATGGCCAGTTCAAAGACAGAATAGACCTTGATCTGCTCAATTTTACAATGTTTCAGAAAGAAGAAAGATATATCGACAGAAATACAGGAAAACTGAAACAGGCTATCGTGGAAAAAGTGGAGGAAATAGGTCATGAACAGCTTTATCAGAAGTTTTCCTATCAAATGATCAGCGATACTGAAAAGAAAATACAGCAGAAAACAGCTCTGACCTCCTGAGAAAAATGAGAAAAAACAACCCAAAAATGTAGGCAATGAAACCAATTTCTAAAGATCTGACAGAAGATATCCGAGAGAAAAGATGGAGCCGGTCTTTCCGGATCGGAAATAAGGAGTTTCTTTTGGGAGCATTAAAAGAAGGAGCTGTTTTTTTCGAATATAAAGCGGTAAAAGGAGAAAAGATTTATATCAACAGACATCTCATCCGCAGACTGTTCATTGATAACAGATTAAGACTTGTGCACCAGTCACAGCATAAAGTTCTTAAAAAGCTATAAATAAAAGTTATTGTAAATACTTACTTTCCGCAGATTCAGCTTCCTGTTACAGGTAATCTGAATCTGCGGAAAATTTATATACGATGTACGAAAATACGGGTTGTTTCAAAACATCAGACATCATCAGGCATTTGTTCCTGAATCATTTCCCGGTGCTTTCCGCCCCATTTACTCAGTTCACCCCATAACGGAATCAGTTCTCTGGTAATTTCGGTGAGTTCATAATCTACTCTTGGTGGTACCTGAGCATGTACAGTGCGGGTAATCAGACCTTCCTTTTCAAGTTCTCTCAGCTGAAGGGTCAGCATCCGCTCAGTGATTCCCCTAATTGATTTTTTAAGCTCACTGAATCTAAGTTTTCCGTCTTTTAACTGATCGAGAATCAGGAGTTTCCACCGGCCGCCAATCTTGCAGACGGCATAGGTGAGATCACACTCATGTATGTATTGCCTGTTGATATTATTTGTCGAATTTTCTTTTATTCTACCCATTACTTACAAATTTGTTCGTACCATACAATCTGTTGTGTACAGTGCAAATGTAAGGCTTGATCTTTAATTTTGTATCACAGAAGCAGAAAATATGCAGCAGTAAAGAACAATAGCGCTTACGTTCACTGCAAAAACAGTATTAACTTAAATTAAAAATGAAAATGCAGTTAACTTCCAAAATCACTCAGATTTTAAATCATTTAGAAAAAATACAGCCATTCAATGCACAGGATTCTTTAGACGGAAGCCGCAAATACCTTGAAGCCATGTCTCTGCAGCTCAGCGGGAAAAAGGAATCAGTTGCCATGATTGAAGAATTAAATATAGAAAAGGTAAATCATCAGATTCCAATCAGAATCTACCGTCCTCAGGGAAAAAGCGATCAGAAATCATCAGCTATTATCTATCTTCATGGCGGATGGTTTATTGCCGGAGGATATGAAACTCATGACGCAGTGGTTCGCAGGCTGGCTAATAAGACCGGTTCAGTGATCATTTTTGCCGATTACCGTCTCGCTCCTGAGCATCCTTTTCCTGCAGGTTTACAGGATTGTATTGATACGGTAAATTGGATAGCAGACAATGCAGAAGATTTAGGAATTGATAAAGATAAAATAGGAATTATTGGCGATAGTGCAGGAGGAGCATTAGCGACATCAGTTTCCACACAATCAGGTCATCTCCTGAAATTCCAGGTACTGATTTATCCGGCAGCAGACAACCGGCTTAATTCAAAATCATGGGAAACTTATGAGAACGGACCGGTTCTTACCAAAGAGGGAGGTATAGAAGCCTGGAATTTTTATCTTCCCAAAGAAGAATCAGACAATGCACTTGCTGTTCCCGTTTTGATCAGAGACTTTAAAGAAACTCCGCCAACGCTGGTTATTTTAGCGGAACACGATCCATTGCTGGATGATGGAAAACAGCTTTCTGAAAATATGAAAGAGGCGGGAATTGCCGTTCAGACAAGCTTGTATAACGATATGGTGCATGGCTTTATGCATATGGGAGAAATCCTGGATGAAGTTCAGACAGCCATACATGAAATGGCAGATTTTGCTCATCATAATCTGGATCAAAGATAGAAAAGATTATGAAAAAGTATGCATATATCGGGTGTCTCGGGTTTATAGCAGTTATTACAACAGAATTTGGAGTGATCGGAATTCTTCCTCAGATTGCAGAACACTATAAGATCAGCATTGACAAAGCAGGATATCTTCTGAGTGCATTTGCTCTGGTTATTGCTCTTACCGGCCCTTTTATGACCTTATTGACTTCAGGGATCGACCGCAAAAAAATAATGCTTACTTCCATCCTGATGTTTCTGCTCACAGGTATTGTATCATCTTTTTCACCTCCGTTCTGGCTGCTGATGCTGGTAAGAGTGCTTCCGGCATTTCTGCAGCCAGTCTATATTGCAACTGCTTTGTCTGTTGCTGTAGCTCAGGCAGATGATCGCAGGAAGAACGGGCTGATGAGCATTGTTTTTAATGGAGTGGCCATTGCAATGGTTACCACCGTTCCTTTTGCCACCTGGATTGCCGGGCTTGGATCGTGGGAATATTCATTTATGATACAAACCGCAGTGAGTTTAATTGCTTTAGTTACTATTTACACCCTTCTTCCTTCTATGCCTGTTACAGAAAAAAAATCCTATGGAAATCAGTTGAAAATACTGAAACAACGGCCATTTATTCTGAGTACACTGACTAATTTTTTCATGGTTGCCGCATGGTTTTCCACTTACAGTTATTTTGCAGATTATCTGAACAAGGCCAAAGGAATGGATACTTCAATGATCAGTTATATGATGTTTCTTTTCGGAATTATAGGAGTGTTGGCCAATTGGGCTGCAGGAAAGATGCTCAATAAAAATATTGCAGCCACAACGGCCTTTTTTCTTTCAGGAACAATACTTATACCCATACTTTTATATATTTCTGATGGAAACCTGTGGGCTACTGTTATGGTAATAGGAATTTGGGGGTTTCTATATTCGCCCACCTTTCTGAATGCTTCAACATACATGATCTCTTCAGCACCGGATTCACTGGAATTTGCCAACAGTCTGGCCACGTCATTCGGGAATCTTGGAGTTACTCTTGGAACTACAGTCGGAGGCTGGATTATTGTGTCGAAAGGGGTAGAGCTGACTCCCTGGATTGGTTTGGTATTCGGGACTCTTGCGCTGATAATGATGTGGATAAGAACAGTCTTTGAAAGGAAGAAACAACTGTGGGCGACGTATCAGAATTAAATTGTAATAAATTTTGTTACATTAATAAAATGTAGTAAATTTGCAATACCAATTTGATTTAAAATACATACAATGAAAATAGAAATCTGGTCGGATGTAATGTGTCCGTTTTGTTATATAGGAAAAAACAATTTTGAACAGGCTTTAGAAAAACTGCCGTTTAAAGATGAAGTAGAAGTAGAGTGGAAGAGCTTTCAGCTTGATCCTACTTTAGACGCTGGAAAAACTCAAAATACCATTCAGTATTTCAAAGAAAAGAAAGGCGTTCCTGAATCCCAGGCAGCACAAATGCTCAGTCAGGTTACCCAAATGGGACAAGGAGCCGGAATTGATTTCAATTTTGAGAAGGCATTAATCACCAATACTTTCAGTGCGCACAGGCTGCTTCATTTAGCCAAAAAACACAGTAAATCCAATGAAATGGAAGAAGCTTTATTCATCGCTCATTTTATTGACGGTAAGAATGTAGCTGATCCTGAGGTTTTGATTTCCCTTGCTGATAATTTAGGAATTGACAAAGAAGAAGCAAGACAGGCAGTAACTTCAGATGAATTGGACTATGAAGTGAACCAGGATATTCTGGAAGCCAGAAATAACGGAGTTTCCGGAGTTCCGTTCTTTGTTCTTAACGGTAAATATGCAGTTTCTGGGGCACAACCTGTAGAAGTATTTGAAAATGCCCTTCAGCAGACCTATAAAGAGACCGTGAGTCCTTTCAAAGATCTCTCCGGAAGCAACGGAGCTTCCTGTGATGCAGATGGATGCAGTATCTGATAAAATCTAAACCCCAAAACATATACCTGTTTTGGGGTTTTTAGTATATTATGTTTCACTTTTGGTTCTATTTTAGAATACAGCAGAATATTTATATATTTAAGAATAGAAACTTATAAAAATGACTGCAAAGACACTGAAGATCATTTCAATTCTTGCGTATTTATTCATAATGTTAATGGGAACTATGATTGGTATTCCATTTATCGTCTGGTTGTTATTTACGGCTTTTGATTTTGGGAATACAGATCAGATCTTTGCTGTTTCAGGAATACTTGGAATTCTTGTGAATCTGGTAAAATGGAAGAACAGTGTTCCTCCGGCAATTGTAAGCTTTCTTATGATGCTTTCACCTTTGATAATCAGAACAATACAGGTGCCGTTTGAACTATTTAATTACTTGTTATTTCAGATTCCTCTGGCAATATTTATCATCGGATATCCCGCATCTGTCATTCTTACTGTGAAAAAACAGAATGAGAAGACAGCCTAATATTTTTCCAAACACAGAAAAACTGCCGTATCTTTGTGATTCAGCATAATACCTGAATAAATCTACTCTATCAATGATAAAAATTAATAAAGAACTTCAGTATCCGGTTGCAGATACTCTTTTTGTTTTCGCGCTGGATTCTGAAGCAGGAAAAGAATTTGAAGGAAAAAATAAATTGATCACAGGCATCGGAAAGGTAAATGCAGCGATTGAACTTACCAAAGAAATTCATACCAGGAAGCCTAAACTGATCGTAAATTTGGGTTCGGCCGGAAGCAAAGGATTTCAGAAAGGAGAAGTTGTATGCTGTACGAAATTTATTCAGAGGGATATGGATGTAAGAGGACTTGGTTTTAAACTTTATGAAACCCCACTGTCCGGAGTTCCTCCTGTTTTGGAATATGGTCTTAAAATGGAAGCGTTGAAAGAGGGAATCTGCGGAAGTGGTGACAGCTTTGAAATGAACCATTCAGAAACAGATTATAATATTGTGGATATGGAAGCTTATCCGCTGGCACTCATCGCACAGCAGGAAAATATTCCGTTTTTATGTTTAAAATATATCTCTGACGATGCAGGAAGTGAAGCGGCAGATGACTGGAGTGTGCAGGTACATCTGGCGGCGGAAGCATTTAAAAAAATTCTTTTTTCATAAAAATCAGCAGTAGAATGGCATCAATTATCATCAATAAGGCATTATCCGAAGATCTGGAAATCATACAGAACCTGGGAATACAGACTTTTTCAGAAACATTTTCAACCGACAATTCTGAAGAAGCAATGAAGAAGTATCTTGAGGAAAGTTTTAACACTGAAAAAATAAAATCAGAACTGCATAACCCGGATTCACAGTTTTATATTGCATGGGAAGAAGATGAACCTGTAGGGTATCTGAAAGTAAATTCCGGGAAAGCCCAGACTGAACTGCAGGATGAAGAAGGTCTTGAGATAGAAAGAATTTATGTAAAGAAGAGCCACCACGGTAAAAAAGTAGGACAGCTTCTTTATGACCAGGCCGTAGAAACAGCAGGGAATCTTAATAAATCTTATCTGTGGCTGGGAGTTTGGGAAGAAAATCTGAGAGCATTAAATTTTTATAAAAAGAACGGATTTGTGGAGTTTGACAAGCATATTTTCAGGCTTGGGGAAGAGGAACAAACAGATCTGATGATGAAGAAAATACTGGATTGAATCTACGTTTTATAACGGCTTTAATGATTTTATCCGGGTATCAATACCAATTAAAATATCCCACAGACCGTACAGATTACGATTTTTTTAAAATTTAATAATTATATGTTCTGTAGAATGAATACTCCATGAATGTGTCAGAATTTTTACAACAGATCAATCAGTATTATCCGTTATCTGATGAAACAGCCGGTGCTTTATTGGAAATCTGTACGGAAAAAATATACCGTAAGAATGAGCATCTTCTGGAAGCCGGAAATATGGCTAGATATTATTATTTTATAAAATCAGGGCTCGTAGGATATTATACTGTAGATGAAGCAGGAGATTCCATTTATAAAATTTTCTTTGAAGAAAACAGCTTTGTGGCTTCTACGGCGGCTATTATTAAAAATGAACCCAGCGAATTCAGCATTATTGCACTTGAAGACTGCACAGTGATCCAATATCCGGTAAAAGCCTACCGGGAGCTGCTTGAGAAACATCCTGACCTTGCACTTTTCCATATTCATTATCTGGAAAAGAACTGGGTGGTAAAGAAAGAGCCGCTGGAAGTTTCTCTGAAATATGAAACAGCAAAGCAGCGTTATGTATTCCTTCTTGAAAACCGCTCGCTATACAACCGTCTGAAACAAAATCAGATCGCTTCTTATCTGGGCATTACCCCCACACAGTTGAGCAGAATCAGAAAGGAACTTAGTTAAATTTACCATAGATATAAAGAAAAATAAAGTAACAAGCTTCAACATATGTTGAGGCTTTTATCTTTTTTCTGCCCCAACTTTGCTCTATTAAAAGATCATTAACAGGAATGGGGCTGATTTTAAAATAAAACATCCTACATTTATACAGGTGTTTTTGATCAGATTCCATCATTCGTTAAACATTATTACAGCATGAAAAAGTTAATCAACATTGTCATTGTCCTGACTGCTTTTACTCAGCTTTCAGCACAAAAAATTATTCATCAGGAAATCTTCAGTCCCAGGATGAATAAAAAGATCAAAACAATCATTATTACCCCGGATATTCAGCCGGAGACCACTTATCCGTCCGTATATATTCTTCATGGGTTCAGCGGCAATCCGGACAGGACGATTAAACAGGATATTCCTGATCTGGTGCAGAAAGCCCAGGAGTATAAGACAATATATGTTTTGCCGGATGGAAATTACAGTTCCTGGTATGTAGACAGTCCCACTGTTAAAGATTCGCAGTATCAGACCTTCATCGGAAAGGAGCTTGTAGAGTTTATTGATAAAAATTATCCTGTGAAAGCTGAAAAAAAATTCCGGGGAATTCTAGGCTGGAGCATGGGAGGTTACGGAGCTACTAACATCGGAGTTGTATACAATAAAACCTTCGGAATTGTAGGAAGTTCATGCGGTGCTTTGGATTTCAATTCTTTTGGACAGGGTTATACAAAGTATATGGTAGATAAGGTATTAGGACCTTTATTATCCATGAATCCCGTTTTCCTTACCGATTCTAAGATCAAACTCATGGCAGAAGCGGGACAGCATTATATCTTTGATTGTGGTACGGAAGATGTCCAGATGATCGGAATGAACAGGAATTTTCACAAAAAACTTACAGAATCAAAGATCCAGCATCTTTATATAGAATCCTTAGGAATTCATGATGATAAATACTGGAGCAGGTCACTCTCCGAACAATTAACCTTATTTGATAAATATTTCAGATAAATAAAAACAGCTTGATATGAATTTTATATCAAGCTGTTTTTAAATTTGTTACAAATTTCATCTAAATTGAAATTTCATTGTTTTATTATTCTTTTTTCAAATGGAGTGTAACATTTTTGCCATTCCTGTATTTTAAAGGTATATGGATTTCGAGAACTTATATCAGCTTTATTCGCCCAAAATATTCAGACTCTGTTATGGATATTTCAATGATGCTGATAAGGCTAAAGATATCACACAGGAAACATTCATTACGGTTTTTGAACATCTGAATACCCTGAAAAACAATACTAATATTCCGGGATGGATTTTCAGGATTGCTACCAATAAATGCCTCCGCCAGATTGAAAATGAAAAACGCCGCCCTGCAGTAAAAGATTATAATTTCACGAAAATAGAAGCATCAGAAACCCTGCATGAAGATGAGAGACTGATCCGCCTGAGGACCTGCATCAATGAGCTTTCTGAAATTGACCGGCTGATCATCGGATTGTTTCTGGAAGACCTGCCACAGGAGAAAATAGCAGAGATCATCGGAATAAGCCACTCAAATGTAAGAGTGAAAATCTACAGAATTAAAGAAATACTATCAAAAAAAATGAAAGCATATGAAAGATAATTTTGATGATATTAAAGATATATGGCTTTCAGGAGATCATCAGGCTCCC
It encodes the following:
- a CDS encoding 5'-methylthioadenosine/S-adenosylhomocysteine nucleosidase family protein, with translation MIKINKELQYPVADTLFVFALDSEAGKEFEGKNKLITGIGKVNAAIELTKEIHTRKPKLIVNLGSAGSKGFQKGEVVCCTKFIQRDMDVRGLGFKLYETPLSGVPPVLEYGLKMEALKEGICGSGDSFEMNHSETDYNIVDMEAYPLALIAQQENIPFLCLKYISDDAGSEAADDWSVQVHLAAEAFKKILFS
- a CDS encoding alpha/beta hydrolase encodes the protein MKKLINIVIVLTAFTQLSAQKIIHQEIFSPRMNKKIKTIIITPDIQPETTYPSVYILHGFSGNPDRTIKQDIPDLVQKAQEYKTIYVLPDGNYSSWYVDSPTVKDSQYQTFIGKELVEFIDKNYPVKAEKKFRGILGWSMGGYGATNIGVVYNKTFGIVGSSCGALDFNSFGQGYTKYMVDKVLGPLLSMNPVFLTDSKIKLMAEAGQHYIFDCGTEDVQMIGMNRNFHKKLTESKIQHLYIESLGIHDDKYWSRSLSEQLTLFDKYFR
- a CDS encoding winged helix-turn-helix transcriptional regulator, with protein sequence MGRIKENSTNNINRQYIHECDLTYAVCKIGGRWKLLILDQLKDGKLRFSELKKSIRGITERMLTLQLRELEKEGLITRTVHAQVPPRVDYELTEITRELIPLWGELSKWGGKHREMIQEQMPDDV
- a CDS encoding RNA polymerase sigma factor; translated protein: MDFENLYQLYSPKIFRLCYGYFNDADKAKDITQETFITVFEHLNTLKNNTNIPGWIFRIATNKCLRQIENEKRRPAVKDYNFTKIEASETLHEDERLIRLRTCINELSEIDRLIIGLFLEDLPQEKIAEIIGISHSNVRVKIYRIKEILSKKMKAYER
- a CDS encoding ankyrin repeat domain-containing protein, translated to MNIHQAAIKENQAELKKILEEHPESVNEPEKGMLHTALMFAVKMERIESVQLLLDYGADPNLQNVEGRTALHLLPEHQPIAWTSVSNKIKIAELLLENGADLTITDRFGGQPLWYAVFYVKTPEDLNLVKIYLKYGADPDYKNNGQSALDFAKRIDYQPLIEVLEAQ
- a CDS encoding DsbA family oxidoreductase, coding for MKIEIWSDVMCPFCYIGKNNFEQALEKLPFKDEVEVEWKSFQLDPTLDAGKTQNTIQYFKEKKGVPESQAAQMLSQVTQMGQGAGIDFNFEKALITNTFSAHRLLHLAKKHSKSNEMEEALFIAHFIDGKNVADPEVLISLADNLGIDKEEARQAVTSDELDYEVNQDILEARNNGVSGVPFFVLNGKYAVSGAQPVEVFENALQQTYKETVSPFKDLSGSNGASCDADGCSI
- a CDS encoding alpha/beta hydrolase; this translates as MKMQLTSKITQILNHLEKIQPFNAQDSLDGSRKYLEAMSLQLSGKKESVAMIEELNIEKVNHQIPIRIYRPQGKSDQKSSAIIYLHGGWFIAGGYETHDAVVRRLANKTGSVIIFADYRLAPEHPFPAGLQDCIDTVNWIADNAEDLGIDKDKIGIIGDSAGGALATSVSTQSGHLLKFQVLIYPAADNRLNSKSWETYENGPVLTKEGGIEAWNFYLPKEESDNALAVPVLIRDFKETPPTLVILAEHDPLLDDGKQLSENMKEAGIAVQTSLYNDMVHGFMHMGEILDEVQTAIHEMADFAHHNLDQR
- a CDS encoding GNAT family N-acetyltransferase → MASIIINKALSEDLEIIQNLGIQTFSETFSTDNSEEAMKKYLEESFNTEKIKSELHNPDSQFYIAWEEDEPVGYLKVNSGKAQTELQDEEGLEIERIYVKKSHHGKKVGQLLYDQAVETAGNLNKSYLWLGVWEENLRALNFYKKNGFVEFDKHIFRLGEEEQTDLMMKKILD
- a CDS encoding MFS transporter, which gives rise to MKKYAYIGCLGFIAVITTEFGVIGILPQIAEHYKISIDKAGYLLSAFALVIALTGPFMTLLTSGIDRKKIMLTSILMFLLTGIVSSFSPPFWLLMLVRVLPAFLQPVYIATALSVAVAQADDRRKNGLMSIVFNGVAIAMVTTVPFATWIAGLGSWEYSFMIQTAVSLIALVTIYTLLPSMPVTEKKSYGNQLKILKQRPFILSTLTNFFMVAAWFSTYSYFADYLNKAKGMDTSMISYMMFLFGIIGVLANWAAGKMLNKNIAATTAFFLSGTILIPILLYISDGNLWATVMVIGIWGFLYSPTFLNASTYMISSAPDSLEFANSLATSFGNLGVTLGTTVGGWIIVSKGVELTPWIGLVFGTLALIMMWIRTVFERKKQLWATYQN
- a CDS encoding Crp/Fnr family transcriptional regulator translates to MNVSEFLQQINQYYPLSDETAGALLEICTEKIYRKNEHLLEAGNMARYYYFIKSGLVGYYTVDEAGDSIYKIFFEENSFVASTAAIIKNEPSEFSIIALEDCTVIQYPVKAYRELLEKHPDLALFHIHYLEKNWVVKKEPLEVSLKYETAKQRYVFLLENRSLYNRLKQNQIASYLGITPTQLSRIRKELS
- a CDS encoding HNH/ENDO VII family nuclease, producing MGVEIINEKDFWICSEGAMPTPFQGTRKSNKTSDGKVYITVEDTSTVSWIDFGCKKYMLLLAIVAALAVVVAVAVGVLTVATGGMGLVLLGAVAGLVGGVIGAVVGGLLCGHKMGPARKWLGSKSDFISTGTKTITGAHQMECKAGGLIQFAPNIKSWLDAFGYAAVSYSSKLTECFLAGALIGTGGQLIGVGSITGSATATTSTLAGRLGLGRGLSVLGRVTSSGGTLGTGINFSRAAMALARPTGMSILRNLGASFGIGGGSIGAVLLGSRVTHGGEAAWRDYALGQEDPTALANSAAKGALPEYEFGSRIAEQGISGLRFSDAMFLFYGLNFRALPKGMAMSPSGKPYYTRNNPWGIKPGTPVPNEANPFFKPPSGRAYDDGRPSFRNEAILNEQIYNNAKGPNGKVYDPVPNGKEIVWRPGEPLRGNWYKGHKPGYEYRHLVRALREGRITEQEFLDYYNDPQYYRPETPETSSSHSHESDVSLYPFDQ